From the genome of Candidatus Hydrogenedentota bacterium, one region includes:
- a CDS encoding PmoA family protein translates to MRIPVTYGDCPHVQLQDARTKRLIPCQVSPIGKETLLSWLVDKLAAGDTQLLKASTVKEAPERPRVALLERLQDHCVDVVVCGKPFTTYHYGAQWVRPFLHPVLGPGDTPVTRTWPIEDHVRDEDRDHAHHKSIWVAYGACGRVDNWSEDPGHGYQRHRAFQRLISGPVYAELAARIDWCDNRDRKQFEELRSFRFYGLPGGVRLFDVQVRFRMSQGPVVFHDTKEGGLLAVRMASALSGDRGGRIENGYGGVTEAETWGKKAPWCDYSGTIAGRRVGVAVMDHESNPRYPTEWHVRSYGLMTANCFAWKHYNPDGKIKGDMSFPKGATRTWRYRVYIHTGDAAQGRVRGRFLDFVAPPRVRLE, encoded by the coding sequence GTGCGAATTCCAGTTACTTACGGTGACTGCCCCCATGTACAGTTGCAGGATGCGCGGACGAAGCGGCTCATTCCATGCCAAGTCTCCCCCATAGGCAAGGAGACCCTCCTGTCATGGCTGGTCGACAAGCTCGCGGCGGGTGACACGCAGTTGCTGAAAGCGTCCACCGTCAAGGAAGCGCCGGAACGCCCGCGTGTCGCCCTGCTGGAGCGTCTCCAGGACCACTGCGTAGACGTGGTAGTATGTGGAAAACCTTTTACAACATATCATTATGGCGCGCAATGGGTTAGGCCGTTTCTCCATCCTGTGCTGGGTCCCGGGGACACACCGGTAACGCGCACATGGCCCATTGAGGACCACGTTCGCGACGAAGACCGTGACCACGCGCATCATAAATCGATTTGGGTGGCTTATGGGGCCTGTGGGCGCGTGGATAACTGGAGCGAGGACCCGGGGCACGGCTATCAGCGGCATCGCGCATTCCAGCGGCTTATCTCTGGGCCTGTGTACGCGGAACTGGCGGCGCGGATCGACTGGTGTGATAACCGCGACCGCAAGCAGTTCGAAGAATTGCGGTCGTTCCGTTTCTATGGCCTTCCCGGCGGTGTACGTTTGTTCGACGTCCAGGTCCGATTCCGGATGTCGCAAGGTCCCGTTGTGTTTCACGACACGAAGGAAGGGGGCCTGTTGGCGGTACGCATGGCCAGCGCCCTGTCAGGCGACCGGGGCGGCCGCATTGAGAATGGCTACGGCGGCGTTACGGAGGCGGAGACGTGGGGTAAGAAGGCGCCATGGTGTGATTACAGCGGCACGATTGCGGGGCGGCGTGTGGGGGTCGCCGTGATGGACCATGAGTCGAATCCGCGCTATCCGACGGAATGGCATGTGCGCAGTTACGGTTTGATGACCGCGAACTGTTTTGCCTGGAAGCATTACAACCCGGACGGAAAGATCAAAGGTGACATGAGCTTCCCGAAGGGGGCAACCCGGACGTGGCGATACCGCGTCTATATTCACACGGGCGATGCGGCCCAGGGTCGCGTGCGGGGGCGGTTCTTAGATTTCGTTGCGCCGCCCCGCGTGCGGCTGGAATAG